One window from the genome of Daphnia pulex isolate KAP4 chromosome 9, ASM2113471v1 encodes:
- the LOC124202207 gene encoding E3 ubiquitin-protein ligase MIB2-like, with protein sequence MGSIGYTKDELVGLRVVRGPNWEWDTQDGGEGFVGTVVENIQNSGRVKVRWDSGQEFIYRIGAEDAYDLRVLDSSTVGVKHPGVECRGCGQKDIAGLSWQCFDCPMPINLCTFCFTNRKREQTHVIFQRYDRPLSDPMVVRLHPDQPRIPLKGIFPGALVRRGADWKYGDEDGWKDKEANPPIGKVVPTPTGREMTSGKIWVQWPCELDKSYPYRVGFSGKMDLKMAKAGVGGQYQPDTLPVLKISKPRVNEKTNEVVADPPLVVGDRVKVVVGLEDLREMSVDCGIGWNAGKMKKVANEILIIKDIDNKENTAKAIRRLTPWLPVGAVVQVIDKPSNGMVMVQDVMAGVFGRVKRVNFDGKTVDMEFFTSGGNVIKTVDVDQLENKLVDVSVVEKVDSIRKSIRKELAKLLLSEVEKGSILSVQFLLKTYPDIINCQSRYNGRNSTALSVACQKGNVEMVKLLLTHKASVDIADEEGKEKVEKGCEYCGEPDDDSDDDSDDDVESHKKGMPIHHAAIRNHPEVLRLLLGNGASSNEINGKERTPLHLAAMKGYVECVRVLLEDERCDLAIKDRYDDTAFELAVESSVQSVELFNLFRATGRLIIIEKDHWGKNLLHLAAEYKNFEAAKLLLSCPEGKKLACECDYYDKTPLFIACDEGHNQIAKLLVSNVDKDENGKPWGIDTPNYQGKTPLMRVVEKFNYELIEHLIGAGANLHATDKKGDAPFHYAARLYREKKRPLEWPNQETSPEIFKLYNELNTKHPGENLSPHAAVICYLVAKGGCPQNITFPEFKKLVGDDFLHGDEIINFFPDQLNSMSQNVGNQLQYSQPAGWSERNVRNAHEEHLPSKRGRQSTVTESDVPSTSNKRKKKT encoded by the exons ATGGGATCTATTGGTTACACCAAAGATGAACTGGTGGGACTGCGGGTCGTGCGAGGTCCCAACTGGGAATGGGACACACAGGACGGTGGTGAAGGATTCGTCGGGACTGTTGTTGAAAATATCCAAAATTCCGG GAGGGTAAAGGTGCGTTGGGATTCAGGACAGGAGTTTATTTATCGCATCGGCGCCGAAGACGCTTACGATCTGCGC gttTTGGACAGTTCAACCGTCGGGGTGAAACATCCTGGTGTCGAATGTCGAGGGTGTGGCCAGAAAGACATTGCCGGTTTGAGTTGGCAATGCTTCGATTGTCCGATGCCAATCAATTTGTGCACTTTTTGCTTCACAAATAGAAAACGCGAACAAACTCACGTCATCTTCCAACGTTACGATCGACCATTATCTGATCC AATGGTTGTCCGTTTGCATCCTGACCAGCCAAGGATCccattaaaaggaattttcccTGGTGCATTAGTGAGAAGAGGTGCCGACTGGAAATACGGTGACGAG GATGGATGGAAAGATAAAGAGGCAAACCCACCAATCGGTAAAGTGGTGCCGACACCAACCGGCCGTGAGATGACGTCGGGCAAAATTTGGGTCCAGTGGCCGTGTGAATTGGATAAATCCTACCCCTATCGTGTGGGTTTTAGTGGCAAAATGGATCTGAAAATGGCCAAGGCTGGTGTTGGCGGACAATATCAGCCGGACACTCTACCCGTTCTCAAGATCTCAAAGCCGAGGGTGAacgagaaaacaaatgaagtcGTCGCAGATCCTCCACTCGTCGTTGGAGACAGGGTCAAAGTTGTGGTTGGACTAGAGGACCTAAGGGAAATGTCGGTAGATTGCGGGATAGGCTGGAACGctggcaaaatgaaaaag GTGGCTAATGAGATTTTGATAATTAAGGATATtgacaacaaagaaaacacgGCGAAG GCAATTCGAAGATTAACTCCGTGGCTACCAGTTGGCGCCGTGGTGCAAGTCATTGATAAACCTTCAAATGGCATGGTCATGGTACAAGACGTG aTGGCGGGCGTTTTTGGACGCGTTAAGCGAGTAAATTTCGATGGGAAAACGGTGGATATGGAATTCTTTACATCCGGTGGTAATGTTATAAAAACAGTCGATGTCGATCAACTGGAAAACAAACTCGTTGATGTGTCGGTGGTCGAAAAAGTAGATTCTATTAGAAAATCAATTAGAAAAGAGTTGGCCAAGTTACTCTTGTCGGAGGTAGAGAAAGGGTCCATCCTCTCCGTTCAATTCCTGCTGAAGACTTATCCAGATATCATCAATTGTCAAAGTCGTTACAATGGAAGAAATTCGACTGCGCTCAGCGTCGCCTGCCAGAAGGGAAATGTGGAGATGGTCAAATTGTTGTTGACGCATAAGGCGTCGGTGGACATCGCTGATGAAGAAGGTAAAGAGAAGGTTGAAAAAGGTTGCGAATATTGTGGCGAACCAGACGATGATAGTGACGATGATAGCGACGATGACGTTGAATCCCACAAAAAAGGCATGCCCATTCACCACGCTGCTATCAG aaatcatcCGGAAGTATTGCGACTGTTGCTGGGAAACGGGGCTTCATCTAACGAAATcaatgggaaagaaagaacTCCGCTTCACTTGGCAGCCATGAAAGGATACGTTGAATGTGTTCGAGTATTGCTGGAAGACGAGCGATGTGATCTAGCTATTAAA GATCGTTATGATGACACAGCCTTCGAATTGGCCGTTGAGTCTTCTGTTCAATCTGTGGAATTGTTCAATTTGTTCCGCGCCACCGGCAGGTTGattataattgaaaaagatcATTGGGGGAAAAATCTTCTTCACTTGGCCgcagaatataaaaattttga agCAGCTAAGTTGTTATTGAGTTGTCCGGAAGGAAAGAAATTGGCGTGTGAGTGTGACTATTATGATAAGACACCGCTATTCATAGCATGCGACGAAGGTCATAATCAG ATCGCCAAACTGTTAGTGTCTAACGTGGATAAAGACGAAAACGGGAAACCGTGGGGAATTGATACACCAAACTACCAAGGAAAGACACCGTTGATGAGAGTCGTGGAGAAGTTCAACTACGAATTGATTGAACACCTGATCGGGGCCGGTGCAAACCTCCATGCCACAGATAAAAAGGGCGATGCTCCATTTCATTACGCTGCGCGTTTGTAccgagaaaagaaacggcCTCTCGAATGGCCAAATCAGGAAACTTCCCCTGAAATCTTCAAG cTGTATAATGAATTAAACACGAAGCATCCTGGTGAAAACCTGTCACCCCACGCTGCCGTCATCTGTTACCTCGTCGCAAAAGGAGGATGTCCTCAAAATATTACCTTtccagaatttaaaaaactcgTTGGCGACGACTTTTTGCACGGCGacgaaattattaatttttttcccgatcaACTTAATTCGATGTCGCAAAACGTCGGCAATCAATTGCAATATTCTCAACCTGCTGGATGGAGTGAAAGAAATG TCCGAAATGCTCACGAAGAGCATTTGCCCAGCAAGAGAGGAAGACAATCGACTGTCACAGAATCGGATGTTCCATCAACAAGCaacaagaggaaaaagaagacgtAA
- the LOC124202206 gene encoding inositol polyphosphate multikinase-like isoform X2, which translates to MPKNSLTLMMSSLFELPDETVVLEHQIAGHRHEHGKLYTGMLKHIDGYVMKPVQNNQRGKTEIEFYEQVFQSSHPVVSKLKQIVPHFFGLHQFVTDTATHYFIKLEDVAAGMAKPCIADIKIGRQTWDPYSSPEKQHAENMKYRGTKDPLGFCIPGMCIYDLASDKVLKLDKHYGRSLNCDSVRDVRR; encoded by the exons ATGCCAAAAAATAGCCTTACTCTTATGATGTCATCTCTATTTGAGTTGCCTGATGAAACTGTTGTGTTGGAGCATCAGATTGCTGGGCACAGGCATGAACACGGAAAGCTTTACACAG GAATGTTGAAGCACATTGACGGATATGTTATGAAACCAGTCCAAAACAACCAAAGAgggaaaacagaaatagaATTTTATGAGCAAGTATTTCAATCCTCTCATCCAGTCGTCTCTAAACTTAAGCAAATTGTCCCACACTTTTTTGGTCTGCATCAGTTTGTTACTGATACAGCTA CACATTACTTCATTAAGCTGGAAGACGTTGCTGCAGGAATGGCTAAACCGTGCATTGCAGACATAAAAATTGGGCGACAAACTTGGGATCCATATTCTTCCCCGGAGAAGCAACATGCagaaaat ATGAAATATAGAGGCACCAAAGATCCACTGGGGTTTTGTATCCCTGGAATGTGTATCTATGATCTGGCATCTGATAAAGTACTAAAATTGGATAAACACTACGGGCGTAGTTTAAACTGTGATTCCGTAAGAGATG TACGCAGGTAA
- the LOC124202206 gene encoding inositol polyphosphate multikinase-like isoform X1 yields MPKNSLTLMMSSLFELPDETVVLEHQIAGHRHEHGKLYTGMLKHIDGYVMKPVQNNQRGKTEIEFYEQVFQSSHPVVSKLKQIVPHFFGLHQFVTDTATHYFIKLEDVAAGMAKPCIADIKIGRQTWDPYSSPEKQHAENMKYRGTKDPLGFCIPGMCIYDLASDKVLKLDKHYGRSLNCDSVRDAFLLYFNSTQVIERRLLAEVLNQLNAVRLWFEEQRHYLFYATSLLLVYDADLLKKGSNILNVRIRMIDFAHVFPAHDSQDSNYLEGLYKLIEIISSIQ; encoded by the exons ATGCCAAAAAATAGCCTTACTCTTATGATGTCATCTCTATTTGAGTTGCCTGATGAAACTGTTGTGTTGGAGCATCAGATTGCTGGGCACAGGCATGAACACGGAAAGCTTTACACAG GAATGTTGAAGCACATTGACGGATATGTTATGAAACCAGTCCAAAACAACCAAAGAgggaaaacagaaatagaATTTTATGAGCAAGTATTTCAATCCTCTCATCCAGTCGTCTCTAAACTTAAGCAAATTGTCCCACACTTTTTTGGTCTGCATCAGTTTGTTACTGATACAGCTA CACATTACTTCATTAAGCTGGAAGACGTTGCTGCAGGAATGGCTAAACCGTGCATTGCAGACATAAAAATTGGGCGACAAACTTGGGATCCATATTCTTCCCCGGAGAAGCAACATGCagaaaat ATGAAATATAGAGGCACCAAAGATCCACTGGGGTTTTGTATCCCTGGAATGTGTATCTATGATCTGGCATCTGATAAAGTACTAAAATTGGATAAACACTACGGGCGTAGTTTAAACTGTGATTCCGTAAGAGATG CTTTTTTACTATACTTCAACAG TACGCAGGTAATAGAAAGGAGACTATTGGCGGAGGTGTTGAACCAATTAAATGCTGTTCGTCTTTGGTTCGAAGAGCAACGCCACTATTTGTTTTACGCGACATCATTGCTTCTCGTCTATGATGCtgacttgttaaaaaaagggtCCAACATCTTGAACGTTCGAATTCGAATGATTGATTTTGCACACGTTTTCCCGGCTCACGATTCCCAAGACTCTAATTACCTGGAAGGGTTATACaagttaattgaaataatcagTTCAATTcagtaa